The Hymenobacter sp. GOD-10R genome includes a window with the following:
- a CDS encoding YncE family protein → MKYLLSGLLVFSALASRAQAVSHRDRVYTADQISNTVSVIDPADNKLLGQIILGKPQPDILSALYKGQALVHGLGFAPDHKTLAVVSIGSNNLTFINPATNAIKGSVYVGRAPHEPTFKPNGKEVWVTVRGEDYVSVIDVATMRETRRVQVANGPGMVAFSPDGKLAFVCSSFSPELTVVDANTYKIVKHIPVVSPFSPNIFPTKDGQQIWFTHKDVGKVSVLDVKTLSIMKVLDTGPITNHVTTLETSQGKVAYVSVGGEDVVKVYSREPGFKQLATIPVGSLPHGIWSSGDASRVYVNLENGDSVVAINTATNTVLAKMKVGQAPMALVYIPNAVPAGSPETANLGTQLVERPSVVRELKPVGAGAAGGSLVLRSEGLVDLASFALRNLAPNADYDIYLSKTAQAPYSRDYPLLTVHTDAKGGVMAQTLGPVQDVKNADLGIGSKAYQRVVVAAKAAGNAPVLVSE, encoded by the coding sequence ATGAAATATTTGCTTTCCGGGCTGCTGGTATTCAGTGCCCTAGCTAGCCGCGCGCAAGCCGTGAGCCACCGCGACCGGGTGTACACCGCCGACCAGATTTCTAATACTGTCTCGGTCATTGACCCCGCTGACAATAAGTTGCTGGGCCAAATTATCCTTGGTAAGCCCCAACCCGACATCCTCTCTGCCCTCTACAAAGGGCAGGCGCTGGTGCACGGCCTAGGTTTCGCGCCCGACCACAAGACCCTGGCCGTGGTGTCTATTGGCTCGAACAATCTCACCTTCATCAACCCCGCCACCAACGCCATCAAGGGTAGTGTGTACGTGGGCCGGGCCCCGCACGAACCCACGTTCAAGCCTAACGGCAAAGAGGTGTGGGTGACGGTGCGCGGCGAAGATTACGTGTCGGTCATTGACGTGGCCACCATGCGCGAAACGCGCCGCGTGCAAGTAGCTAACGGGCCGGGCATGGTGGCCTTCAGCCCCGATGGCAAGCTAGCTTTCGTGTGCTCCAGCTTTTCACCCGAGCTGACGGTGGTGGACGCTAACACGTACAAAATCGTCAAGCACATTCCCGTCGTAAGTCCGTTTTCGCCCAACATCTTTCCTACTAAAGACGGCCAGCAGATCTGGTTCACGCATAAGGACGTGGGCAAAGTGTCGGTGCTGGACGTGAAGACGTTGAGCATCATGAAAGTGCTCGACACCGGGCCCATCACCAACCACGTCACGACTTTGGAAACGAGTCAGGGAAAAGTGGCCTACGTGAGTGTGGGCGGCGAAGACGTGGTGAAAGTGTACTCGCGGGAACCAGGTTTCAAGCAGCTGGCGACTATTCCGGTCGGGAGCTTACCGCACGGCATCTGGTCCTCCGGTGATGCCAGCCGCGTGTACGTAAACCTGGAAAACGGGGACTCAGTCGTAGCGATTAACACGGCCACCAATACAGTGCTGGCCAAGATGAAGGTAGGGCAGGCCCCGATGGCACTGGTCTACATCCCGAATGCGGTGCCGGCCGGCAGCCCCGAGACGGCCAACCTAGGTACCCAGTTGGTCGAGCGTCCTTCGGTGGTGCGCGAGCTAAAGCCTGTGGGCGCGGGCGCTGCTGGGGGTTCGCTGGTGCTGCGCTCCGAAGGGCTGGTCGACCTAGCTTCCTTCGCCTTGCGCAACCTAGCCCCCAATGCCGACTACGACATTTACCTCAGCAAAACCGCTCAGGCGCCGTACTCCCGCGACTACCCTTTGCTCACGGTGCACACCGACGCCAAAGGCGGCGTGATGGCCCAGACCCTAGGCCCCGTGCAAGACGTGAAAAACGCCGACCTAGGCATTGGCAGCAAAGCGTACCAACGAGTGGTAGTGGCGGCAAAAGCGGCAGGCAACGCGCCGGTGCTCGTGAGTGAATAG
- a CDS encoding DUF305 domain-containing protein yields the protein MKNSLLFLALLVGLSAAHAQGHTGHSMSAAMTMSGMAHDMSGMTSMAGMHHPSLPAGSPQAAFHQQMDSVMTVMDKGMQAMGGVSPADIDASFAAMMVPHHQGAVDMARLQLLYGKDPELRRLAQSIIAEQQIEIQQMDAWLRKHQDKATSVAPAVPAHQH from the coding sequence ATGAAGAACTCCTTGCTTTTTCTCGCGCTGCTAGTTGGCTTATCGGCGGCCCACGCCCAAGGTCATACCGGGCACAGCATGTCGGCGGCAATGACCATGAGCGGCATGGCGCACGACATGTCGGGTATGACGAGCATGGCGGGCATGCACCACCCTAGCTTGCCCGCCGGCTCGCCCCAAGCCGCCTTTCACCAGCAGATGGATTCGGTGATGACTGTGATGGACAAGGGTATGCAGGCCATGGGTGGCGTTTCGCCCGCCGACATCGACGCTAGCTTCGCGGCTATGATGGTGCCCCACCACCAAGGCGCCGTGGATATGGCCCGCCTGCAGCTGCTCTACGGCAAAGACCCGGAGCTGCGCCGCCTAGCTCAAAGCATCATCGCGGAGCAGCAAATCGAAATTCAGCAAATGGATGCGTGGCTGCGCAAACACCAGGACAAGGCCACCAGCGTAGCGCCTGCCGTGCCCGCGCACCAACACTAA
- a CDS encoding LytTR family DNA-binding domain-containing protein, which produces MDPIRALLVDDEPLARRLLRELLTDFPRVEVTGECTNGREALEALQANTYDLAFLDVQMPDLDGVQVLRQLIEAGQRLPLIVFTTAYDQYAVQAFALHAVDYLLKPIDPDRFADCLASVQQRLAQQQSHAVSTHLASLLGAWPVATAAPVASDSASEVPEYQDRFLIRTTERNFFVPAAEVLYLEATGSVVTLHTLAEPYTLRTPLTQLESRLDPATFLRIHRSCIINVDHIREFKHWAHGEYVFRMNNGAYVTSSRSYSAVIQQFLKRFA; this is translated from the coding sequence ATGGACCCAATCCGCGCCTTACTGGTCGACGATGAACCGCTGGCCCGCCGCCTCCTACGGGAATTGCTAACTGACTTTCCGCGGGTGGAAGTGACTGGCGAGTGCACCAACGGCCGCGAGGCACTAGAAGCGCTCCAAGCCAATACCTACGACCTAGCTTTCCTTGATGTGCAAATGCCTGACCTCGACGGTGTGCAGGTGCTCCGCCAGCTAATCGAAGCAGGTCAACGACTGCCGCTTATTGTTTTTACGACGGCCTACGACCAGTATGCCGTGCAGGCGTTCGCCTTGCACGCCGTCGACTACTTGCTCAAGCCCATCGACCCTGACCGGTTTGCCGATTGCCTAGCTAGCGTGCAGCAGCGACTCGCCCAGCAGCAAAGCCACGCCGTAAGCACCCACCTAGCTTCCCTGCTGGGGGCGTGGCCGGTAGCTACTGCTGCGCCTGTTGCGTCGGACTCAGCTTCGGAAGTGCCTGAATACCAGGATCGGTTTCTGATTCGCACAACGGAGCGTAACTTCTTCGTGCCTGCCGCTGAGGTGTTGTATCTGGAAGCTACCGGCAGCGTGGTTACCCTGCACACCCTCGCGGAGCCATATACACTACGGACGCCGCTCACCCAGCTGGAGAGTCGCCTGGACCCCGCTACCTTTCTGCGCATTCATCGCTCTTGCATCATCAACGTGGATCATATCCGCGAATTCAAGCACTGGGCGCACGGCGAGTACGTGTTTCGGATGAACAACGGGGCGTACGTGACGTCGTCGCGTAGCTACAGTGCCGTTATTCAGCAGTTTCTGAAGCGCTTCGCTTAG
- a CDS encoding sensor histidine kinase, whose amino-acid sequence MGRNSKEASASPQPLLSGRTIAVAWLLFSVFMVLLVFMQNLSTGTPTDWRDALGGRLLHGLIWGLLTPLVFWLARRFDLTGNRYRLLYLLVHAVASYGLTLIYRLVYAGMMHVVVEPGSGFKLAAVVLNANVWVPIYWMLLCIAYAVQYQERYREGQLRAAHLETQLVQAQLQALKMQLQPHFLFNSMNAISALMTEDVKTARRMLAKLSQFLRLVLEGTEEQEVTLEKEMQLTRLYLEIEQIRFPDRLAVHYDLAPETLGALLPTLLLQPVVENAVRHGIAPHAGAGQLALTARRQADRLVLEVKDDGRGADGSMAWGIGLRNLQNRLAALYGNQYTFEVETAPNEGFCLHISLPYRQPALAS is encoded by the coding sequence ATGGGTAGAAACTCGAAAGAAGCCAGCGCTAGCCCGCAGCCGCTGCTCAGCGGCCGCACCATTGCCGTCGCGTGGCTGCTGTTCAGCGTCTTCATGGTGCTGCTGGTTTTCATGCAAAACCTATCTACCGGCACGCCTACCGACTGGCGCGACGCGCTAGGTGGCCGGTTGCTGCATGGACTAATCTGGGGCTTACTCACGCCCCTGGTGTTCTGGCTCGCCCGGCGTTTCGATCTGACGGGGAACCGTTACCGCTTGCTTTATCTGCTGGTGCACGCGGTAGCTAGCTACGGCCTGACGCTTATTTACCGCTTAGTTTACGCGGGCATGATGCACGTAGTGGTAGAACCAGGCAGCGGATTTAAGCTGGCGGCAGTAGTACTGAATGCCAACGTGTGGGTGCCCATTTACTGGATGCTGCTGTGCATCGCCTACGCCGTACAATACCAGGAGCGCTACCGTGAAGGCCAGCTGCGCGCTGCCCACTTAGAAACCCAGCTTGTGCAGGCCCAGCTCCAGGCCCTGAAGATGCAGTTGCAGCCGCACTTTCTGTTCAACTCTATGAACGCCATTTCGGCTCTCATGACCGAGGATGTGAAGACGGCGCGGCGCATGCTCGCCAAGCTAAGTCAATTTTTGCGGCTAGTGCTGGAAGGCACTGAGGAGCAGGAAGTGACCCTGGAAAAAGAAATGCAGCTCACGCGCCTGTACCTGGAAATTGAGCAAATTCGCTTTCCCGACCGCCTTGCGGTGCACTACGACCTAGCCCCCGAAACCCTAGGGGCGTTGCTCCCGACGCTACTGCTGCAACCCGTAGTAGAAAACGCAGTGCGCCATGGCATTGCGCCCCATGCAGGTGCCGGTCAGCTTGCCCTCACGGCCCGGCGCCAAGCCGACCGGCTGGTGCTGGAGGTGAAAGACGACGGGCGCGGCGCCGACGGCTCTATGGCTTGGGGCATTGGGCTGCGCAACTTGCAGAACCGGCTGGCCGCCCTCTACGGCAACCAGTACACTTTCGAGGTCGAGACGGCACCCAATGAAGGTTTTTGCCTGCACATCTCCTTGCCTTATCGCCAACCTGCCCTCGCTTCCTAA